The Streptomyces sp. Mut1 genome window below encodes:
- a CDS encoding nitroreductase family protein, whose protein sequence is MGYAHEYADAVLHRGRIPMEPADFVPDWPDAPRRGKFYPGVEPYALPDGDGLPDAPAARGLLPAPDGGRAADDPAGFTLPLLSAMLKDSYGLTGRRLGIQANSDLSGLPLHTHANWSRGTAGGGGLYPVSVYWASGPSGPLTPGIHYYDVQRHAVQRVLTGDVSARVREALGPDAPAGARETDQYLILGVKYWQNAFKYNSFSYHVVSTDLGTLVQTWRIWAGARGLVTSPVLWFDEPRLNGLLGTEGEEEGVFAVVPLRWDAPAPAAAAVPEGPDPAVRHRDAERSRTVLEFPTLLAMHAATTRDATDRPAPGALAAAAAPPAPAGGTRVALPAPVFPAVPVRRALRTRRSSFGRFDSANPVTPAQLSAVLAACAGTSLPSEADPDGAVRQARMYAFVNHVESIEPGAYVYDPEAGELRLVEAGPQGAFLQDNYFLANYNLEQAGAVLVPTVRTTAVLDAVGDRGYRLAAGTAGAVAQTFYVAAAALGLGAGVALGFDNISFIEKLGLDRVRDVPGDGDEAPLLIMPLGNERPRPADFRHEIA, encoded by the coding sequence ATGGGATACGCCCATGAGTACGCCGACGCCGTCCTGCACCGCGGCCGCATCCCGATGGAGCCCGCCGACTTCGTCCCCGACTGGCCCGACGCCCCGCGCAGGGGCAAGTTCTACCCGGGCGTGGAGCCCTACGCCCTCCCCGACGGCGACGGCCTCCCGGACGCCCCGGCCGCACGCGGTCTGCTGCCCGCCCCGGACGGCGGCAGGGCGGCGGACGACCCGGCCGGCTTCACCCTCCCGCTGCTTTCGGCGATGCTCAAGGACTCCTACGGGCTGACCGGCCGCCGCCTCGGCATCCAGGCCAACAGCGACCTGTCCGGGCTGCCGCTGCACACCCACGCCAACTGGTCCCGGGGCACCGCGGGCGGCGGCGGCCTCTACCCGGTCAGCGTCTACTGGGCGTCCGGCCCGTCCGGCCCGCTGACCCCCGGCATCCACTACTACGACGTCCAGCGGCACGCCGTGCAGCGGGTGCTGACCGGCGACGTCTCGGCCCGCGTCCGGGAGGCGCTCGGGCCGGACGCCCCCGCCGGGGCCCGGGAGACCGACCAGTACCTGATCCTCGGAGTCAAGTACTGGCAGAACGCGTTCAAGTACAACAGCTTCTCCTACCACGTCGTCTCCACCGACCTGGGCACCCTCGTGCAGACCTGGCGGATCTGGGCGGGCGCCCGGGGCCTCGTCACCTCGCCCGTCCTGTGGTTCGACGAGCCCCGGCTGAACGGCCTGCTCGGCACCGAGGGCGAGGAGGAGGGCGTGTTCGCCGTCGTCCCGCTGCGCTGGGACGCCCCGGCCCCGGCCGCCGCGGCGGTCCCCGAGGGACCCGACCCGGCCGTCCGCCACCGCGACGCCGAACGGTCGCGCACCGTGCTGGAGTTCCCCACGCTCCTCGCCATGCACGCCGCGACCACCCGCGACGCGACGGACCGCCCCGCCCCCGGGGCGCTGGCCGCCGCCGCCGCGCCGCCCGCCCCGGCGGGCGGCACCCGCGTCGCCCTCCCGGCCCCCGTCTTCCCCGCCGTCCCCGTACGGCGCGCCCTGCGCACCCGGCGCAGCAGCTTCGGCCGCTTCGACTCGGCGAACCCCGTCACGCCCGCCCAGCTCTCCGCCGTCCTCGCGGCCTGCGCCGGGACCTCGCTGCCCAGCGAGGCGGACCCGGACGGCGCGGTGCGGCAGGCCCGGATGTACGCCTTCGTCAACCACGTCGAGTCCATCGAGCCGGGCGCGTACGTCTACGACCCCGAGGCGGGCGAGCTGCGGCTCGTCGAGGCGGGGCCGCAGGGGGCGTTCCTCCAGGACAACTACTTCCTCGCCAACTACAACCTGGAGCAGGCGGGGGCCGTCCTCGTGCCGACCGTCCGCACCACCGCCGTGCTGGACGCGGTCGGGGACCGCGGCTACCGCCTGGCGGCCGGAACGGCGGGCGCCGTGGCCCAGACGTTCTACGTGGCCGCCGCCGCGCTCGGGCTCGGCGCGGGCGTCGCCCTGGGCTTCGACAACATCTCGTTCATCGAGAAGCTCGGCCTGGACCGTGTCCGCGACGTCCCGGGCGACGGCGACGAGGCACCCCTGCTGATCATGCCGCTCGGCAACGAGCGCCCCCGGCCCGCCGACTTCCGGCACGAGATCGCCTGA
- a CDS encoding lantibiotic dehydratase → MTLLTPDTAPRPPDVWEPGHRFLLRAAGLPLETVRGLRCPGTGDWANAVLELEQWLTAEGAALSELLHGLLGAADAAGSDARRLLLTLRREVFNNRLPADPGAAERLVTGLAEPAGARLAGWLARRTRYRDLLAQGPGLLAGEMRAARRALREALSGDRLRLGLLLASPTLDSRLDGYLKDTSAEPGKRMRKIERSALTYLYRTACKTSPFSTLTAVATGTFDAGAPDSAPPALRVGEEWTSHVRLNVVVLGRLADLILADPVRRQDLPVVLAPGWGRDEDRIRYVRQWVTTGDDSAAVTFDAVRDRLFYLRSSGTLDRLLTFFSTHERLRHRDLVDMLRTERGAEPEEAERYAAALLQLGMVQVPGLRTDVHSPDPLRSFQRALRGLGAPWADAVAAGLDGPAACLAAYPGAPLTERRTLLRTLRAQLLDVQRELGAEDPALPQTLVYEDVSAGEDLPGGPGPLAGATGQALRRVEGILPMYDITLPQRITLRGFFLARHGSGGRCDDLLGLVHDFHEDFFDQYISFTSKRSAFDADGEYVPEENWLGQSALRTLDTARRRFVAGMREQWEKHGAADEIRLPAGLLAEVSGELAPITPDFTPQSHHIQVAGAGPDGQPLIVLNRSYGGLAFPFSRFTHVFDPDGTTAPDTTPGLSERLRGELLAHAPRGAVLAELTGGPITTNLNLHERLTSHQIVCPGETSTVPEDARIHLEDLYLQHDEDTDRLALRSRRLECEVVPVYLGYLVPVALPEIPRTLLLLSPSTMTPTDPWGGVPEGPAHDGVTRRPRVVHDGVVISRRSWTAEARVLPARTPGADEAGWFLGWRRWRRTHQLPAQVFATVLREGRRALGAKPLYVDFDSPLSLTAFDALLERGPGDCVVLREALPSEDAPHVISEQGHHVAELAVETFTSRPRTEDGPTCRN, encoded by the coding sequence ATGACACTCCTGACACCCGACACCGCCCCCCGTCCGCCCGACGTGTGGGAACCCGGGCACCGCTTCCTGCTCCGTGCGGCCGGCCTGCCCCTGGAGACCGTCCGGGGCCTGCGCTGCCCCGGAACCGGCGACTGGGCGAACGCGGTCCTGGAACTGGAGCAGTGGCTGACCGCCGAGGGCGCCGCGCTCAGCGAGCTGCTGCACGGGCTGCTCGGCGCCGCCGACGCGGCCGGCAGCGACGCCCGCCGCCTGCTGCTCACCCTCCGCCGCGAGGTCTTCAACAACCGTCTGCCCGCCGACCCCGGGGCCGCCGAGCGCCTGGTGACCGGGCTGGCCGAACCTGCGGGCGCACGGCTCGCCGGCTGGCTGGCCCGCCGGACCCGGTACCGCGATCTCCTGGCCCAGGGACCCGGGTTGCTGGCCGGGGAGATGCGGGCCGCGCGCCGGGCGCTGCGCGAGGCGCTGTCCGGGGACCGCCTCCGGCTGGGGCTGCTGCTGGCCTCGCCCACGCTGGACAGCAGGCTCGACGGATACCTGAAGGACACGAGCGCCGAGCCCGGCAAGCGGATGCGGAAGATCGAGCGTTCGGCGCTCACGTACCTCTACCGCACCGCGTGCAAGACGAGCCCCTTCAGCACGTTGACCGCCGTCGCCACCGGCACCTTCGACGCCGGCGCCCCGGACTCCGCTCCGCCCGCCCTGCGCGTCGGCGAGGAGTGGACCAGTCATGTCCGGCTCAATGTCGTCGTCCTCGGCCGGCTGGCCGACCTGATCCTCGCCGACCCCGTGCGCCGCCAGGACCTCCCCGTCGTCCTCGCCCCGGGCTGGGGCCGCGACGAGGACCGCATCCGCTACGTCCGCCAGTGGGTGACCACGGGCGACGACAGCGCGGCCGTCACCTTCGACGCCGTACGCGACCGGCTGTTCTACCTCCGCAGCAGCGGCACCCTGGACCGGCTGCTCACCTTCTTCTCCACCCACGAACGGCTGCGCCACCGGGACCTCGTGGACATGCTGCGCACCGAGCGGGGCGCCGAGCCGGAGGAGGCCGAGCGTTACGCCGCCGCCCTGCTCCAGCTCGGCATGGTGCAGGTGCCGGGCCTGCGCACCGATGTGCACAGCCCCGACCCGCTGCGCTCCTTCCAGCGGGCCCTGCGCGGTCTCGGGGCCCCCTGGGCGGACGCGGTCGCGGCGGGACTGGACGGACCGGCCGCCTGCCTGGCCGCGTACCCCGGCGCCCCGCTCACCGAGCGGCGCACCCTGCTCCGCACGCTGCGCGCCCAGCTCCTGGACGTCCAGCGGGAGCTGGGTGCCGAGGACCCCGCGCTCCCGCAGACCCTGGTGTACGAGGACGTCAGCGCGGGCGAGGACCTGCCCGGCGGGCCCGGACCGCTGGCCGGTGCCACCGGACAGGCGCTGCGGCGGGTCGAGGGCATCCTCCCGATGTACGACATCACGCTGCCCCAGCGCATCACCCTGCGCGGCTTCTTCCTGGCCCGTCACGGAAGCGGCGGGCGCTGCGACGACCTGCTCGGCCTGGTGCACGACTTCCACGAGGACTTCTTCGACCAGTACATCTCCTTCACCTCCAAGCGCAGCGCCTTCGACGCCGACGGGGAGTACGTCCCCGAGGAGAACTGGCTCGGCCAGAGCGCCCTGCGCACCCTGGACACCGCCCGGCGGCGCTTCGTCGCGGGTATGCGCGAGCAGTGGGAGAAGCACGGCGCAGCGGACGAGATCCGGCTCCCGGCCGGTCTCCTCGCCGAGGTGTCCGGTGAACTCGCCCCGATCACGCCGGACTTCACACCGCAGAGCCACCACATCCAGGTCGCCGGGGCGGGCCCGGACGGGCAGCCGCTGATCGTCCTCAACCGCTCGTACGGCGGACTCGCCTTCCCCTTCAGCCGGTTCACCCATGTCTTCGACCCCGACGGCACGACCGCCCCGGACACCACCCCCGGCCTCTCGGAGCGGCTGCGCGGCGAACTCCTGGCCCACGCCCCCCGAGGCGCCGTGCTCGCCGAGCTGACCGGGGGGCCGATCACCACCAACCTCAATCTGCACGAGCGGCTGACGAGCCACCAGATCGTCTGCCCCGGTGAGACCTCCACCGTCCCCGAGGACGCCCGTATCCACCTGGAGGACCTCTACCTCCAGCACGACGAGGACACCGACCGGCTCGCCCTGCGGTCCCGGCGGCTGGAGTGCGAGGTCGTCCCCGTCTACCTCGGCTACCTCGTGCCCGTCGCACTGCCGGAGATCCCCCGCACCCTGCTGCTGCTCTCCCCGAGCACGATGACCCCCACCGACCCGTGGGGAGGCGTCCCCGAGGGCCCCGCCCACGACGGGGTCACCCGCAGGCCGCGCGTGGTCCACGACGGGGTCGTCATCAGCCGCCGCAGCTGGACGGCCGAGGCCCGCGTCCTGCCCGCCCGGACGCCCGGCGCCGACGAGGCGGGGTGGTTCCTCGGCTGGCGGCGCTGGCGGCGCACCCACCAGCTGCCCGCCCAGGTCTTCGCGACGGTCCTGCGCGAGGGGCGCCGCGCCCTGGGCGCCAAGCCCCTCTACGTCGACTTCGACAGCCCGTTGTCCCTGACCGCGTTCGACGCCCTGCTGGAACGCGGCCCCGGCGACTGTGTGGTCCTGCGGGAGGCGCTCCCGTCCGAGGACGCCCCGCACGTGATCTCCGAGCAGGGGCACCACGTCGCCGAACTGGCCGTGGAAACCTTCACCTCCCGCCCGCGTACCGAGGACGGCCCGACATGCCGGAACTGA
- a CDS encoding lantibiotic dehydratase C-terminal domain-containing protein — protein MPELISSSPAARPVDTERGEWIALHVFYAASPRPMLVNCVRPLVAELTAEGLLAGHFFINYWLEGPHVRLRLRPASPEAAPEVRRRAEEALTGFLRTRPALYEVDSGFLKDFYNELFDIEFPGEDRARYMGEDGRMNLRPNNSFSLERYAPEYAKYGGPAGVELAEWHFRHSSDLVIDAFRTMNLHLRTVLLGTSAQLMMVMASCFLPQEDRLADYLDGYYAFWHRAFPGTGFIGSQEYERNYTQMAPALGSRFAAIRSAVAAGELGRLPSFLRGWAEHCLELRDRVADLATRGELLFPVWDGPAREDTGQERSEPAEAAPLEKLTHVPAVLPRLLSPYMHMTNNRLHVTIRDEAYLSFVLGQVLREPAAPAGAAADDAGTETAAGA, from the coding sequence ATGCCGGAACTGATCTCGTCCAGCCCCGCCGCCCGCCCCGTGGACACGGAGCGGGGCGAGTGGATCGCCCTGCACGTCTTCTACGCGGCCAGCCCCCGGCCGATGCTGGTCAACTGCGTGCGGCCGCTGGTCGCCGAGCTGACCGCCGAGGGGCTGCTGGCCGGCCACTTCTTCATCAACTACTGGCTGGAGGGGCCGCACGTCCGGCTCCGGCTGCGCCCCGCGAGCCCCGAGGCCGCCCCCGAGGTGCGGCGCCGCGCCGAGGAGGCCCTCACCGGCTTCCTCCGTACCCGGCCCGCCCTCTACGAGGTCGACTCCGGGTTCCTCAAGGACTTCTACAACGAGCTGTTCGACATCGAGTTCCCCGGCGAGGACCGCGCCCGGTACATGGGCGAGGACGGCCGGATGAACCTGCGGCCGAACAACTCCTTCAGCCTGGAGCGGTACGCCCCCGAGTACGCCAAATACGGCGGCCCGGCCGGCGTCGAGCTGGCCGAGTGGCACTTCCGGCACTCCAGCGACCTGGTCATCGACGCCTTCCGCACCATGAACCTCCACCTGCGGACCGTGCTGCTGGGCACCTCCGCCCAGCTGATGATGGTCATGGCGAGCTGCTTCCTGCCCCAGGAGGACCGGCTCGCCGACTACCTCGACGGCTACTACGCGTTCTGGCACCGCGCGTTCCCCGGCACCGGCTTCATCGGATCGCAGGAGTACGAGCGCAACTACACGCAGATGGCGCCCGCCCTGGGGAGCCGCTTCGCCGCGATCCGCTCCGCCGTCGCCGCCGGTGAGCTGGGCCGGCTGCCGTCCTTCCTGCGCGGCTGGGCGGAACACTGCCTGGAACTGCGGGACCGCGTCGCCGATCTCGCCACCCGGGGCGAACTCCTCTTCCCTGTCTGGGACGGGCCCGCCCGCGAGGACACCGGCCAGGAGCGTTCCGAGCCGGCCGAGGCGGCCCCCCTGGAGAAGCTCACCCATGTGCCGGCCGTCCTGCCCCGGCTGCTCTCCCCGTACATGCACATGACCAACAACCGGCTGCATGTGACGATCCGCGACGAGGCCTACCTCTCCTTCGTCCTGGGCCAGGTGCTGCGCGAGCCGGCGGCCCCGGCCGGTGCCGCGGCGGACGACGCCGGTACGGAAACGGCGGCGGGCGCGTGA
- a CDS encoding M50 family metallopeptidase → MNPATDRARAAARAYRPALGPGVLISPPLLRGPRTVYLLKHPVSGAAFEVGPKEHFLISRLDGTRTLDDLAPAYAERFGRRLAEEHWNRLLGLLGTRSLLAGAPDPPPATPAPARTGGLWSGTRLLVADADATTARLHRVLRPLLHRAVQLPLLAAVLVTVVALALNAGELLDGTARLIREPAALVAVALFLWFSITLHELAHGIAAQHYGGRVTEIGLRWRLPAAMLYCTVDNYLFIPGLRARLVIAGAGAHLNMVLLLPFALWWSLLPHGDPTRALLAGLLLLGAVQGLSNLVPLPPLDGYRMLGHLLGTARLAPETRTYLALRRSDAGAAAAYPRRARRLYTAYAAGFAVLVLLAAAGTCTAAYLLLTG, encoded by the coding sequence GTGAACCCGGCGACCGACCGCGCGCGGGCCGCCGCCCGCGCGTACCGGCCCGCGCTCGGGCCCGGGGTCCTCATCAGCCCTCCCCTGCTGCGCGGGCCCCGCACGGTCTACCTGCTCAAGCACCCCGTGAGCGGCGCCGCGTTCGAGGTCGGGCCCAAGGAGCACTTCCTCATCTCCCGCCTCGACGGCACCCGCACCCTCGACGACCTCGCGCCCGCCTACGCCGAGCGCTTCGGCCGCCGGCTCGCCGAGGAGCACTGGAACAGGCTCCTGGGCCTCCTCGGCACCCGGAGCCTGCTGGCGGGCGCCCCCGACCCGCCGCCCGCCACCCCGGCCCCGGCCCGCACGGGCGGCCTCTGGTCCGGCACCCGCCTCCTGGTCGCCGACGCCGACGCGACCACCGCCCGGCTGCACCGCGTGCTGCGCCCCCTGCTCCACCGGGCCGTCCAACTCCCCCTGCTGGCAGCCGTCCTGGTCACCGTCGTGGCCCTGGCCCTGAACGCCGGGGAACTCCTCGACGGCACGGCCCGGCTGATCCGGGAGCCGGCCGCCCTGGTGGCCGTCGCCCTGTTCCTGTGGTTCAGCATCACCCTGCACGAACTGGCCCACGGCATCGCCGCCCAGCACTACGGCGGCCGGGTCACCGAGATCGGGCTGCGCTGGCGGCTCCCGGCGGCGATGCTCTACTGCACCGTCGACAACTACCTCTTCATCCCCGGCCTGCGCGCCCGGCTCGTCATCGCCGGGGCGGGCGCGCACCTCAACATGGTGCTGCTGCTGCCCTTCGCCCTCTGGTGGTCGCTGCTGCCCCACGGCGACCCCACCAGGGCGCTGCTGGCCGGGCTCCTGCTGCTCGGCGCCGTCCAGGGGCTCAGCAACCTCGTCCCCCTGCCCCCGCTCGACGGCTACCGCATGCTCGGCCACCTGCTCGGCACCGCACGCCTGGCCCCGGAGACCCGTACCTACCTGGCGCTGCGCCGCAGCGACGCGGGCGCCGCGGCCGCGTACCCGCGCCGGGCCCGGCGTCTCTACACGGCGTACGCCGCCGGCTTCGCCGTGCTCGTCCTCCTCGCCGCGGCCGGCACCTGCACCGCGGCGTACCTGCTCCTGACGGGGTGA
- a CDS encoding ABC transporter ATP-binding protein, translating into MSEVQAMPSTPGQDGPPAPAVHVRHVSKRYGERQALDDVSLEIGRGEFFGLLGPNGAGKSTLVEIMEGLRRADSGTVALFGESPWPRNTALLPRVGVQTQSSAFFVRQKAHEHLRTVAALYGAPRDAVDATLESVGLTEQRDIQVESLSGGQRQRLAIASALVHGPELIFLDEPTAALDPQARRDLWEVLRALKAQGRTIVYTTHHLDEAEALCDRIAILVDGRIAVTDTPHNLIGGFKAPSRLMLPLGRLGEEEAAAIPGVDRVTVQGGSLVLETREAGRVLSAVDKLTGLDGIQTRTAGLEDVYLDLTARLTRPPQSPRDADTTEHQP; encoded by the coding sequence ATGAGTGAGGTACAGGCGATGCCAAGCACCCCCGGCCAGGACGGCCCCCCGGCCCCCGCCGTCCACGTCCGGCACGTCTCCAAGAGGTACGGAGAACGCCAGGCCCTGGACGACGTGTCGCTGGAGATCGGACGGGGCGAGTTCTTCGGCCTGCTCGGCCCCAACGGCGCGGGCAAATCGACCCTGGTGGAGATCATGGAGGGGCTGCGCCGGGCCGACAGCGGCACCGTCGCCCTCTTCGGCGAATCCCCCTGGCCCCGCAACACCGCGCTGCTCCCCCGCGTCGGCGTACAGACCCAGTCCTCCGCGTTCTTCGTCCGGCAGAAGGCCCACGAGCACCTGCGCACCGTCGCCGCCCTCTACGGCGCCCCCCGCGACGCCGTGGACGCCACCCTGGAGTCCGTCGGGCTCACCGAGCAGCGCGACATCCAGGTGGAGAGCCTCTCCGGCGGGCAGCGCCAGCGCCTCGCCATCGCCTCCGCCCTGGTCCACGGCCCCGAGCTGATCTTCCTGGACGAGCCGACCGCCGCCCTCGACCCGCAGGCCCGCCGGGACCTGTGGGAGGTGCTGCGCGCGCTCAAGGCGCAGGGCCGCACCATCGTCTACACCACCCACCACCTGGACGAGGCGGAAGCCCTCTGCGACCGCATCGCGATCCTCGTGGACGGGCGGATCGCGGTCACCGACACCCCGCACAACCTCATCGGCGGATTCAAGGCACCCAGCCGGCTGATGCTGCCGCTCGGCCGCCTCGGCGAGGAGGAGGCGGCGGCCATCCCCGGCGTCGACCGGGTCACCGTCCAGGGCGGCTCCCTCGTCCTGGAGACCCGCGAGGCCGGCCGGGTCCTCAGCGCCGTCGACAAGCTGACCGGCCTCGACGGCATCCAGACCCGCACCGCCGGCCTGGAGGACGTCTACCTCGACCTCACGGCACGGCTCACCCGCCCCCCGCAGTCCCCCCGGGACGCCGACACCACGGAGCACCAGCCATGA
- a CDS encoding ABC transporter permease, protein MSAYAALAAAGYRAQIRDKTTLFFTFAFPLLFLVVFGLIFRGQDVEESGLSYLSYTAAGVLSWGVANAAVFGIAFTLMQWRTDDILRLIRMSPAPLSAVIGSRYVIALAVGAVQSLLFVGVAMLPLFGLEPASGWPLLIPVLLLGVTTFLLLGVIIGSFADTPESVAAVANFLMLPMAFLSGSFFPLDSMPSWLQHVSVVLPLRYLNDAVSHALAGRGDLSDVWVGCAGLVAFALVFGVAAVKTFRWTRSS, encoded by the coding sequence ATGAGCGCCTACGCCGCACTGGCCGCAGCGGGCTACCGCGCCCAGATCCGCGACAAGACCACCCTCTTCTTCACCTTCGCCTTCCCGCTGCTCTTCCTCGTCGTCTTCGGCCTGATCTTCCGCGGCCAGGACGTCGAGGAGAGCGGCCTGTCCTACCTCTCGTACACCGCCGCCGGGGTGCTGTCCTGGGGCGTCGCCAACGCCGCCGTCTTCGGGATCGCGTTCACCCTGATGCAGTGGCGGACCGACGACATCCTGCGCCTGATCCGGATGTCCCCGGCCCCCCTCTCCGCCGTCATCGGCTCCCGTTACGTCATCGCCCTGGCCGTCGGCGCCGTACAGTCGCTGCTGTTCGTCGGCGTCGCGATGCTGCCGCTGTTCGGCCTCGAACCGGCCTCCGGATGGCCCCTGCTGATCCCGGTGCTCCTCCTCGGCGTCACCACCTTCCTGCTGCTCGGCGTCATCATCGGCTCCTTCGCCGACACCCCCGAGTCCGTGGCCGCCGTCGCCAACTTCCTGATGCTGCCGATGGCGTTCCTGTCCGGCTCCTTCTTCCCGCTGGACTCGATGCCGTCCTGGCTGCAGCACGTCTCCGTGGTCCTGCCGCTGCGCTACCTCAACGACGCCGTGTCCCACGCGCTCGCCGGACGCGGGGACCTCTCCGACGTCTGGGTGGGCTGCGCCGGACTCGTCGCCTTCGCCCTGGTCTTCGGCGTCGCCGCCGTCAAGACCTTCCGCTGGACGAGGTCCTCATGA
- a CDS encoding TOMM precursor leader peptide-binding protein, which translates to MSTPTRTAPAAPVPVPMDLARTALHTALAGRAGRDVPVVPVGATDATAALGDRGAPDPWAAERPGARVHLTASAVLIGPWGGDGTAPACGRCLAMRWQRLRSRSERDALETGGPDGPRPAGAWPLLTDHAYDAVAALCRALLDGPGAEPPATGPADRLLPQVTRLDLATLQVRTYPLLADPLCPDCAPPPAPAGPRPLTLVARPKPDPDGYRMRPASAYPLPEEALANPVCGMLGGGTWNDVTSPTTAPVAGSVFVRGYAGLNDVTWSGQENAFSTSRTLAFLEGLERYAGTHRRGRTTPVTGSWTELKADALDPAVCGLYDPGTYRDDPLVDPFDPDRAIPWEWGWSLRDDKPVLVPSRLVYYSAGLAADNFVFECSNGCAIGGGLEEAVLGGLLELVERDAFLNAWYGDARLTEIDLATVGGRAAPAMAERAALQGYDVHALDNRVDLAVPVVTALAVRRDGGPGALSFAAAASLDPRAAVEGALSEVLTYIPHLSRQTEERRDELEAMADDFERVRHLKDHAQLYGLPRMTAHADSYLRPLAVRPFGEVYRDWETTGRPRTGDLRDDLRAVIDELARAGHDVIAVDQTTPEQERMGLRTVATLAPGLLPIDFGWNRRRAPFMPRLRTALRRGGHRATDLTEAEMRMVPHPFP; encoded by the coding sequence ATGAGCACCCCCACGCGCACAGCCCCCGCCGCCCCGGTCCCCGTGCCCATGGACCTGGCCCGCACCGCGCTCCACACCGCCCTGGCCGGCCGCGCCGGGCGCGACGTCCCCGTGGTCCCGGTCGGCGCCACCGACGCCACCGCCGCCCTCGGCGACCGGGGCGCCCCGGACCCCTGGGCGGCCGAACGCCCCGGCGCCCGCGTCCACCTCACCGCCTCCGCCGTCCTGATCGGCCCCTGGGGCGGCGACGGCACCGCCCCCGCCTGCGGGCGCTGCCTCGCGATGCGCTGGCAGCGCCTGCGCAGCCGCAGCGAACGGGACGCCCTGGAGACCGGCGGCCCCGACGGGCCCCGTCCCGCGGGCGCCTGGCCGCTGCTCACCGACCACGCCTACGACGCCGTGGCCGCGCTGTGCCGCGCGCTGCTCGACGGCCCCGGCGCCGAACCGCCCGCCACCGGCCCGGCCGACCGGCTCCTGCCCCAGGTCACCCGGCTCGACCTGGCGACCCTCCAGGTACGGACGTACCCCCTGCTCGCCGACCCCCTCTGCCCCGACTGCGCCCCGCCGCCCGCCCCCGCCGGGCCCCGTCCGCTCACCCTCGTCGCCCGCCCCAAACCCGACCCGGACGGCTACCGGATGCGCCCCGCGTCCGCGTACCCCCTGCCGGAAGAAGCCCTGGCCAACCCCGTCTGCGGGATGCTCGGCGGCGGCACCTGGAACGACGTCACCTCGCCGACGACGGCGCCCGTCGCGGGCAGCGTCTTCGTCCGGGGCTACGCCGGGCTCAACGACGTCACCTGGAGCGGCCAGGAGAACGCCTTCTCCACCAGCCGCACCCTGGCCTTCCTGGAGGGCCTGGAACGCTACGCGGGAACCCACCGGCGCGGCCGCACCACCCCCGTCACCGGCTCCTGGACGGAGCTGAAGGCCGACGCGCTCGACCCCGCCGTGTGCGGCCTCTACGACCCGGGCACCTACCGTGACGACCCGCTCGTCGACCCCTTCGACCCGGACCGCGCCATCCCGTGGGAATGGGGCTGGTCCCTGCGCGACGACAAGCCCGTCCTCGTCCCGTCCCGGCTCGTCTACTACAGCGCCGGACTGGCCGCCGACAACTTCGTCTTCGAGTGCTCCAACGGCTGCGCCATCGGCGGTGGCCTGGAGGAGGCCGTACTCGGCGGTCTCCTCGAACTCGTGGAGCGGGACGCCTTCCTCAACGCCTGGTACGGCGACGCCCGGCTCACCGAGATCGACCTGGCCACCGTCGGCGGACGGGCCGCGCCCGCCATGGCCGAACGCGCCGCGCTCCAGGGCTACGACGTCCACGCCCTGGACAACCGCGTCGACCTGGCCGTCCCCGTCGTGACCGCGCTCGCCGTACGCCGCGACGGCGGCCCCGGCGCCCTCTCCTTCGCCGCGGCCGCCTCGCTGGACCCACGGGCAGCCGTCGAGGGCGCCCTCTCCGAAGTCCTCACCTACATCCCGCACCTCTCCCGCCAGACCGAGGAGCGCCGCGACGAACTGGAGGCGATGGCCGACGACTTCGAGCGGGTGCGCCACCTCAAGGACCACGCCCAGCTCTACGGGCTGCCCAGGATGACCGCCCACGCCGACAGCTACCTCCGCCCCCTGGCCGTACGCCCCTTCGGCGAGGTCTACCGGGACTGGGAGACCACCGGCCGTCCCCGGACCGGCGACCTGCGGGACGACCTGCGGGCCGTCATCGACGAACTCGCCCGCGCCGGACACGACGTGATCGCCGTCGACCAGACCACCCCGGAACAGGAACGCATGGGCCTGCGCACCGTCGCCACCCTCGCCCCCGGGCTCCTGCCGATCGACTTCGGCTGGAACCGCCGCCGCGCCCCCTTCATGCCCCGCCTGCGCACCGCGCTCCGCCGGGGCGGCCACCGCGCGACGGACCTGACCGAGGCGGAGATGCGCATGGTGCCGCACCCCTTCCCGTAA
- a CDS encoding thiazolylpeptide-type bacteriocin, whose translation MEKNLSTLADEILELEAETFEISDYSDASEVVLAGSTSCSSTSTCSSTTSTTSCSA comes from the coding sequence ATGGAGAAGAACCTGAGCACCCTTGCCGACGAGATCCTTGAGCTGGAGGCGGAGACCTTCGAGATCTCCGACTACTCGGACGCCAGCGAGGTCGTGCTCGCCGGTTCCACGAGCTGTAGCTCGACCTCGACGTGCAGCTCCACCACCAGCACCACCTCCTGCTCCGCCTGA
- a CDS encoding thiazolylpeptide-type bacteriocin — protein sequence MEKNLSTLADEILELEAETFEISDYSDASEVVLAGSTSTSSTSTCSSTTSTTSCSA from the coding sequence ATGGAGAAGAACCTGAGCACCCTCGCCGACGAGATCCTTGAGCTGGAGGCGGAGACCTTCGAGATCTCCGACTACTCGGACGCCAGCGAGGTCGTGCTCGCCGGTTCCACCAGCACCAGCTCGACCTCGACGTGCAGCTCCACCACCAGCACCACCTCCTGCTCCGCCTGA